Proteins from one Triticum aestivum cultivar Chinese Spring chromosome 7A, IWGSC CS RefSeq v2.1, whole genome shotgun sequence genomic window:
- the LOC123153332 gene encoding endoglucanase 21-like, which produces MATRIKMLLSLAICAVLALVHLPFTTAGGGEVAAPFDYKKALHSSLLYFEAQRSGRLPHNQRVKWRGHSGLADGLQQGVDLVGGYYDAGDNVKFGLPMAFTVTMLSWSAMEFADDITAAGEWRHVLEAIKWGTDYFVKAHTEPYVLWAEVGDGDTDHYCWQRPEDMTTSRQAYKVDRDNPGSDLVGETAAALAAASMVFRRSNPHYAQVLLHHAEQLFEFGDKYRGKYDSSIGEAYSYYASVSGYGDEILWAALWLHRATGKASYLDYAVDMADEFGGTTWAITEFSWDVKYAGLQILATKVLLEGKHPEYKATLEKYKAKAEHYLCACLNKNGDAGNVNRTAGGMLFVRQWNNMQYVTNAAFLLTVYSRYLTSAGQEPPVLQCPDGPAHADELRSLARAQTDYVLGANPAGVSYLVGFIGCMQGYDNWFLRRGANPNVVIGAIVGGPDHLDRFRDRRDNYMQTEACTYNTAPMVGIFAHLHGETAITKKS; this is translated from the exons ATGGCGACAAGAATCAAAATGCTCTTGTCTCTTGCCATCTGTGCCGTCCTCGCACTCGTGCACCTTCCGTTCACCACGgctggcggcggcgaggtggcggcgccatTTGACTACAAGAAGGCGCTCCACAGCAGCCTCCTCTACTTCGAGGCACAGCGATCGGGCCGCCTGCCGCACAACCAGCGCGTCAAGTGGCGCGGCCACTCTGGCCTCGCCGACGGCCTACAGCAGGGCGTGGACCTCGTGGGCGGGTACTATGACGCCGGCGACAACGTCAAGTTCGGCCTGCCGATGGCGTTCACGGTCACCATGCTGTCGTGGAGCGCCATGGAGTTCGCGGACGACATCACTGCCGCCGGCGAGTGGCGGCACGTGCTGGAGGCCATTAAGTGGGGCACCGACTACTTCGTCAAGGCGCACACCGAGCCGTACGTGCTCTGGGCCGAGGTTGGCGACGGCGACACCGACCACTACTGCTGGCAGCGGCCCGAGGACATGACCACGTCGCGGCAGGCCTACAAGGTCGACCGCGACAACCCTGGCTCAGACCTCGTCGGCGAGACCGCCGCCGCGCTGGCCGCCGCCTCCATGGTGTTCCGCCGCTCCAACCCCCACTACGCACAAGTTCTCCTCCACCACGCCGAGCAG CTGTTCGAGTTCGGGGACAAATACAGGGGAAAGTACGACAGTAGCATCGGCGAGGCGTATAGCTACTACGCGTCGGTGAGCGGGTACGGCGACGAGATCCTTTGGGCGGCGCTGTGGCTGCACCGGGCGACGGGGAAGGCGAGCTACCTGGACTACGCCGTGGACATGGCCGACGAGTTcggcggcaccacctgggccatcACGGAGTTCAGCTGGGACGTCAAGTACGCCGGCCTCCAGATCCTCGCCACCAAG GTGCTGCTGGAAGGGAAGCACCCGGAATACAAGGCGACGCTGGAGAAGTACAAGGCCAAGGCGGAGCACTACCTCTGCGCCTGCCTCAACAAGAACGGCGACGCCGGCAACGTCAACCGCACCGCCGGCGGCATGCTCTTCGTCCGGCAGTGGAACAACATGCAGTACGTCACCAACGCCGCCTTCCTCCTCACGGTCTACTCCCGCTACCTCACCTCCGCGGGCCAGGAGCCGCCGGTGCTGCAGTGCCCCGACGGGCCGGCACACGCCGACGAGCTGCGGTCCCTGGCACGAGCGCAGACCGACTACGTCCTCGGCGCGAACCCTGCCGGCGTGAGCTACTTGGTCGG GTTCATCGGGTGCATGCAGGGGTACGACAACTGGTTCCTCCGGAGGGGGGCGAACCCAAACGTGGTCATCGGCGCCATCGTCGGCgggccggaccacctcgaccggtTCAGGGACAGGCGCGACAACTACATGCAAACGGAGGCGTGCACGTACAACACCGCGCCCATGGTTGGCATCTTCGCACACTTGCACGGCGAAACGGCCATCACGAAGAAAAGCTGA
- the LOC123153383 gene encoding endoglucanase 21-like produces LVHLPFTTAGGGEVAAPFDYKKALHSSLLYFEAQRSGRLPHNQRVKWRGHSGLADGLQQGVDLVGGYYDAGDNVKFGLPMAFTVTMLSWSAMEFADDITAAGEWRHVLEAIKWGTDYFVKAHTEPYVLWAEVGDGDTDHYCWQRPEDMTTSRQAYKVDRDNPGSDLVGETAAALAAASMVFRRSNPHYAQVLLHHAEQLFEFGDKYRGKYDSSIGEAYSYYASVSGYGDEILWAALWLHRATGKASYLDYAVDMADEFGGTTWAITEFSWDVKYAGLQILATKVLLEGKHPEYKATLEKYKAKAEHYLCACLNKNGDAGNVNRTAGGMLFVRQWNNMQYVTNAAFLLTVYSRYLTSAGQEPPVLQCPDGPAHADELRSLARAQTDYVLGANPAGVSYLVGFIGCMQGYDNWFLRRGANPNVVIGAIVGGPDHLDRFRDRRDNYMQTEACTYNTALMVGIFAHLHGETAITKKS; encoded by the exons CTCGTGCACCTTCCGTTCACCACGgctggcggcggcgaggtggcggcgccatTTGACTACAAGAAGGCGCTCCACAGCAGCCTCCTCTACTTCGAGGCACAGCGATCGGGCCGCCTGCCGCACAACCAGCGCGTCAAGTGGCGCGGCCACTCTGGCCTCGCCGACGGCCTACAGCAGGGCGTGGACCTCGTGGGCGGGTACTATGACGCCGGCGACAACGTCAAGTTCGGCCTGCCGATGGCGTTCACGGTCACCATGCTGTCGTGGAGCGCCATGGAGTTCGCGGACGACATCACTGCCGCCGGCGAGTGGCGGCACGTGCTGGAGGCCATTAAGTGGGGCACCGACTACTTCGTCAAGGCGCACACCGAGCCGTACGTGCTCTGGGCCGAGGTTGGCGACGGCGACACCGACCACTACTGCTGGCAGCGGCCCGAGGACATGACCACGTCGCGGCAGGCCTACAAGGTCGACCGCGACAACCCTGGCTCAGACCTCGTCGGCGAGACCGCCGCCGCGCTGGCCGCCGCCTCCATGGTGTTCCGCCGCTCCAACCCCCACTACGCACAAGTTCTCCTCCACCACGCCGAGCAG CTGTTCGAGTTCGGGGACAAATACAGGGGAAAGTACGACAGTAGCATCGGCGAGGCGTATAGCTACTACGCGTCGGTGAGCGGGTACGGCGACGAGATCCTTTGGGCGGCGCTGTGGCTGCACCGGGCGACGGGGAAGGCGAGCTACCTGGACTACGCCGTGGACATGGCCGACGAGTTcggcggcaccacctgggccatcACGGAGTTCAGCTGGGACGTCAAGTACGCCGGCCTCCAGATCCTCGCCACCAAG GTGCTGCTGGAAGGGAAGCACCCGGAATACAAGGCGACGCTGGAGAAGTACAAGGCCAAGGCGGAGCACTACCTCTGCGCCTGCCTCAACAAGAACGGCGACGCCGGCAACGTCAACCGCACCGCCGGCGGCATGCTCTTCGTCCGGCAGTGGAACAACATGCAGTACGTCACCAACGCCGCCTTCCTCCTCACGGTCTACTCCCGCTACCTCACCTCCGCGGGCCAGGAGCCGCCGGTGCTGCAGTGCCCCGACGGGCCGGCACACGCCGACGAGCTGCGGTCCCTGGCACGAGCGCAGACCGACTACGTCCTCGGCGCGAACCCTGCCGGCGTGAGCTACTTGGTCGG GTTCATCGGGTGCATGCAGGGGTACGACAACTGGTTCCTCCGGAGGGGGGCGAACCCAAACGTGGTCATCGGCGCCATCGTCGGCgggccggaccacctcgaccggtTCAGGGACAGGCGCGACAACTACATGCAAACGGAGGCGTGCACGTACAACACCGCGCTCATGGTTGGCATCTTCGCACACTTGCACGGCGAAACGGCCATCACGAAGAAAAGCTGA